The stretch of DNA CAGCCGCCATAACTGAAACACCGACGCTGAAAAAGCGCGGCATTATGTCATGTGCATTGATCCTTCGGGTTTTCCAGACCCGGTCGCTGATGTGTCAGCGACCGAACCAGCCTATCCACCCCACTTCCGACCCACAACCGTCAAAACCTGTCGGAAAACTCCCGTCAAATCCCGCTTCTGTAGGAGCTGCCGTAGGCTGCGATTTTTGATTTTTAAACAGCCTGAGCAAAAGACCACAGCCTCGCCGCACTCCACAGCCCTTGCAGGGGCGCGGTCAGTGTTTAAGGTCAGTTGGCGACTCGCACCCCAGCCAGACTCCCACTCAACTCATACGCCGCCAGTTCCGCCTGATGCGCCGCCAATATCTCCGGCAGCGAGCCACGCAAGTACTCAACCCAGGTTTTGATTTTTGCATCCAGGTATTGCCGCGACGGGTAGATCGCGTACAGGTTGAGTTCCTGCGAGCGGTAGTTCGGCATCATCCGCACCAGCGTGCCGTTGCGCAGGCCTTCGATGGCGGCGTAGACCGGCAGTACGCCGACGCCCATGCCGCTGATGATCGCGGCTTTCATCGCGTCGGCGGAGTTCACCAGGAACGGCGAGCTGTTGATGGTGACCATTTCCTGGCCGTCCGGGCCGTTGAAGGCCCATTTCTCCAGGGGGATCACCGGGCTGACGAGGCGCAGGCAGGCGTGGTTCAGCAGGTCGCTGGGCTTTTGCGCGCAGCCGTTGGCTTTCACGTAGGCCGGTGAGGCGCAGACGATGCTGTAGGTGATGCCCAGGCGTTGCGAGACGAAGCCCGAGTCCGGCAGTTCGCTGGCCAGCACGATGGACACGTCGTAGCCCTCGTCGAGCAGGTCCGGCACGCGGTTGGCCATGGTCAGGTCGAAGGTCACGTCCGGGTGGGTCTTGCGGTAGCGGGCGATGGCGTCGATCACGAAGTGCTGGCCGATGCCGGTCATGGTGTGCACTTTCAGCTGGCCGGCGGGGCGGGCGTGGGCTTCGCTGGCCTCGGCTTCGGCTTCTTCGACATAGGCCAGGATCTGTTCGCAGCGCAGCAGGTAGCGCTTGCCGGCCTCGGTCAGGGCGATGCGCCGGGTCGTGCGATTGAGCAGGCGGGTTTGCAGGTGGGCTTCCAGGTTGGAGACCGCGCGCGAGACGTTGGCCGTGGTGGTGTCGAGTTGCACGGCGGCGGCGGTGAAGCTGCCGGCTTCGGCCACACAACTGAAGGCGCGCATGTTTTGCAATGTGTCCATGGGGTGCTCTCAAGGGAGATGGCAAATTGTGACACGAAGTTTCAGGGGCTGAGACCCCCGACCAAGGGATTATCTCGTTAACGGTAACAAAGATTCACAGGAATCCCAGCTTATCGCCGTTCAGGGCGCCCCATAGAATTGCGCCGTTGTGGGAGCGGGCTTGCTCGCGAAAGCGATTTCATCTTCAACGCGGCGTCTTCTGACAGAGCGCTTTCGCGAGCAAGCCCGCTCCCACAGGGCCTCGGTTCTTCCCCTTTTTCAGGAATTCGCAGCTGTGCCGCGTCTCATCAACAGAGCGCTTTTGCCGCTCAGTGTTCTGGCTTTCACCCTGGGTCTCAGCGGCTGCATCGGTACCGGAGGCATTGCCCCGCAGGGCAAGGCATTGGAGGCCAATACCCTGGCTACCGACGACGCCATTGCCCACGCCGCCAAAGACGCCAATTGGCCCACCGCGCAATGGTGGCAAGCCTACGGTGACCCGCAACTCAATCGCTGGATCGACCTCGCCGTAAAAGGCAACCCGAGCATGGCCATGGCCGCTGCGCGGGTGCGTCAGGCCAAAGCCATGGCCGGTGCTGCCGAAGCCGCCGAGTCGTTGCAGATCAATGGCGAGTCGACGCTCAAACGCCACAACTGGCCGACCGACCAGTTCTACGGCCCCGGTGAGTTGGCCAACACCACCACCTGGGACAACAACGCCGCGCTGGGTTTCAGCTATGCCCTCGACCTCTGGGGCCGCGAAAGCAATGCCAGCGAGCGGGCGGTGGATCTGGCGCACATGAGCGCCGCCGAGGCGCG from Pseudomonas sp. P8_229 encodes:
- a CDS encoding LysR family transcriptional regulator — protein: MDTLQNMRAFSCVAEAGSFTAAAVQLDTTTANVSRAVSNLEAHLQTRLLNRTTRRIALTEAGKRYLLRCEQILAYVEEAEAEASEAHARPAGQLKVHTMTGIGQHFVIDAIARYRKTHPDVTFDLTMANRVPDLLDEGYDVSIVLASELPDSGFVSQRLGITYSIVCASPAYVKANGCAQKPSDLLNHACLRLVSPVIPLEKWAFNGPDGQEMVTINSSPFLVNSADAMKAAIISGMGVGVLPVYAAIEGLRNGTLVRMMPNYRSQELNLYAIYPSRQYLDAKIKTWVEYLRGSLPEILAAHQAELAAYELSGSLAGVRVAN